The Flavobacterium johnsoniae UW101 genomic interval TGATTAACTTTAAAATCGAGCTTTCCGTGCATGGAGTTGGTAATTAATTCGCCTTGACTGTTTATAAAACCGCTTACGTTTGCGGTGCTGGTTAATTTTCCTTTTATGTTATTCGGATTAAAAGAAGTGATTCCGAAGTTGTTGAACGATCTTAAAAAGCTCGCAATATCAACTCGGTTTACCTGCGCGTTTGAGCTAAAAGCGTAGTTTTTTCCGCTTGGCAAAACTTCGCTGTTAAAAGTAATATTTCCGCCAGAAGTTTGGAGTGAACCATTTTTTATAACCAATTTAGAATTCAGCATTGAGATTGTTGCTTTGGTATTGGTAGCGGTAAGTTTATTATAATTGATTTTATCTGCTTTAATGTCTATTACCACAACACAATTTTCGATTACGTTTCGCAAATGGCTGGAAATCGTAGTTCTTTTATTGTTTTTAATTGCTGCTTTCTTTTTTTGTGAAGAAGCCAAAACGCCCAGAAATTGTTTAAGATCGATATTCGGGCAATAAATATTCCAGTTTACGACCATTTTTTCGGGTGCGTCGTAATAGAGGTTTAGGAAATTATCGATTTTTCCGTCTATAAAAATGGTATTCTTTTTATGTTTGTAGGCAATTTGTTTGATGATTAAGGCTTTTTCGGTAAAATTGAGGTGAATATTGGTTTTTACAGCCTGAATATTTTTTGGGATATAATGAAACGAAGCGTCATCAATGTCAATATTTCCTATAAATCTTGGTTTAGTAATGTACAAATCGACAATGTCAAACTGAAATTTCAAATTGGCCTTGGCGTGGCCATCTTCAAAATGAATCCACTTTTCGTTGCTTACCTGGTTGAGTCTTTCGATATCAAAATCAGAACTTACGTTTCCGGTTGCAATTGGTTTTTCGAGATTGCTGATTACAACTTGCGGAATGGTAAGCGGAATGTTTTCGTATTCTCCTGAAAATCGGGTTAAAATTACAGCCGAATTTGGATCATTAAATCCGTCTTTTGGTTTGAAATTATTGGTAAAAATTCCTCTGAAATTACATTTGTCAATTTGCCCGTCGGGAATCGTAAGTTCGTTGTTTTTGGCTACGGCCTGAACCACAATTTTAGGATCGTCATGAACGTTTAAATCGCCTTTTAGATCGCAGTTTACATCGATTGGTTTCTTTAAATCAAACCGATTCAGTTTTGAGCTGATATTTCCAGACAATAAATTAGAAGCGTTACTCCATAAAATACGCGTATTAATATTGATTCCGAAAAGGGAATTGGTTTTGCCAATATTGAAATACGCCGCGATATCAAAAGAGTCAGAACCAATTTTTAGGTTTTTAGTCGAAACATCAATTTTTTGTTTGTCGGCATGGTACGTAACAGAAAGTGTTCCTTTGAGTTCTTTTTCTTTGGCGAAACTTCCGTGAACGGTATTAAAAGCCAGACTTTTAATTTGGGTGTAGAGAAACAAATCAGTATTCCAGTTGTCTCCGTCGTAATCTACTTTTGATTTTAAACTGTGAACATCAAAATCAAATAATTTATTTCCCAATTGATTATCTATAATAACATGCACATCGCTCAGGTCGATTTCGTCAATTGTAGTTTCGGGTTTTGATTTGCTTTCGGGTGTTTTTTTCTTTTTCGGTTTAAAAATATCCGAGTTTGTGTAGCCGTCTTTGGTTTTGTAAATGTAAATATCGGCGTCATTAATCAGGATTTTATGAATGTTGACTTCTTTTTGTAATAAACTCCAAACATTTAAACGCGCTTCGATTTCCTGTGCTTTCAGTAAAGTATGATGATGTGTATTCCATTTGTTGTCTTTGAGCTCGACATCTTTTAAAGCCAATGTGAAATTTGGGAAACCTGTTAAAAACTTATAGTGAAAATCGCCAATATGGAACTTTCCATTTATGTTTTCGTTGATTTTGGTATTGATCTTGGCGATAATTTCGGTTTTGTTTTGATTGAAGTAAATCGATAATCCTCCGCAAGCCAATAAAAGCAGTCCAATAAGGACCAAAATAAAAATACCAAAACGTTTGGCGTATTTTTTAAAATGAACCGATTGGAAATAGTTTTTTATTTTGAGTAAAGTTTCCTTCATTGTTGTGGATTTTCGGGATCATTAAAGATAAGAATAAAAAACGAATATGTTTACCTGTAGGTTATGGCTTGTAAATAAAGCACATGGAAATGTTATAACTATTGACGATGCATTTATAACCAAAACTAATTTGTGAATGGTGTATGATTTGTTTTTAATTTTTAACTTTGTACCTCAGTTCTGAAAGTTTTTAAAAAGTCTCCCCGAGATAAGAGCTGAAGATAACTTTAAAGAAAAATAATTATGGCATTAGCAATAACAGATGCTACTTTTGACGAAGTAGTTTTAAAATCAGATAAACCAGTAATGGTGGATTTTTGGGCAGCATGGTGCGGTCCTTGTAGAATGGTTGGTCCAATCATTGACCAATTAAGCGATGAATATGCAGGAAAAGTTGTGGTTGGTAAAGTTGATGTAGATGCTAACCAGGAATTTGCTGCTAAATATGGTGTGCGTAACATACCAACCGTTTTGGTGTTTCATAACGGTGAAGTAGTAGGAAAACAAGTTGGAGTTGCTCCAAAACAAACCTACGCTGACAGCTTAGACGCTTTGTTGTAATCGTAAGATTATGATTTATATAAAAAAGGCCTGATATATTCAGGCCTTTTTTATTGGAGGATATATTTTAAACACATAGAGACATAGCTTTTTGTAAATTCAATACAATAAAAGACATTTCATTTTATTTAAACAAACATAGCTATATGTGTATTAAAAACAAGTGAAACGCCTTTATACACAAAGAAAAGCTATGTCTCTATGTGTTTAAAAACAATAGTAAATGTTGTTCCTAAATCTGGTTTTGAAGAGACTTCGATTTTACAATTGATTGCTGTTGCGAGATCACGTATAAGATGTAATCCTAATCCGGTTTTAATTCCGATAACCTCTGAATCGTCGTAAAGGGCTTTGAATTTTTCCTGATTTCCACCTGAACCGTTATCGGTTATAGAAAGCAATGTTTGGTTGTCTGCCTGCTGGGCTTTCCAGATTATTTTTGGATTTTCTCTTTTTTCGAGTGCTTTTATGGCATTTCCCGTTAAGTTTCTGATGATGGTTTTTAGATAATTTTCATCTGTATGTAAAATGAGATTTTCGGGGTTCTCAAATGAAATTGAGATGTTCTCATTACTCGAAAAATGTTTCTGCGTATCTGAAAATATAGATTCTACAGGAATTTCTTTAAAACGAGGTTTGAAGTTTTCCATCTGTCCTTTGCTCCAAAGCAGAATATCTTCCATGGAGGATAATAAATTCTCTGCTCCCGAAATAATTTTAGTCTGCATTCTCGCCGCGGTTTCTTCATCTAACAATTCAGGATTTTCTTTTTGGAGATGTAAAAAGTGAATCAGATTTGAAATAGGACTTCTTAAATCATGATTTAAAATACTGAAAAACCTTGCTTTGATTTTATTGGCTTCGTCCAGTTCCTGATTTAAAACCTGTAATTTCTGATTGGTTTTTTTTCTGTTTTGATTTTGCCTGAACAGCAATAATCCGATAATACCAACCAGTGCAAGTCCTGAAATTAAATAAATACGCTGCTTTTTAGCTTCTGCAATCTGAATGTTTTTGATTGTATTTTCGCTCGCAAGATTCTTGATTTTCTGTTGTTTCGTTTTATTCTGATAACGGGCTTCGGCATTCGCAATATTTTGTTTCGCCGATTCGTTCAGTATTTCGTCGTTGTATTTGCTGTAAATTTCGTTATATCGAAATGCCTCTTTCCAAAGACCAAGAGCAGCATAACTTTCAGATAGCTGTTTGTTAATGTTTACAAATGATTCTTTATCATAATTGAGTGCGTTTACAGATGCTTTTTTAAGTGTTTCAATAGCATTTTTATACTCTCCTTTTTCATATAAAACCTTTCCCATTATAGCGTTAGCTTCCATTAAAATCTCTTCATCTGTTGATTTTTGTCCAAATGAAACCGCTTTTTTAGCATAATCATAAGCTGTATTTATCTGACCTTGGCCTGCATAAAATTTAGACATACTTTGATTGGCAAAACTCAAATTAAGAAACAAAGAATCTTTGGCAGTAGGGTAAGAATAAACTAAGGCGTAATACTTTTTTATACTGTCTGGTTTTTTCTGCGCTGCAAAACACTGCATATAATAGTTACATGAAAAAGCGCTTACATAAGGAGATGTTTTTATATAAGGTCTTGCTTCATTTAAGTACTCAATTGCTTTATCAAATTGTTTCATTTTGATGTAAGCACTCGCAATCTGACAATAAGAAACACCAATATTTTCGGTATTTGCGATGCTTCTTTCAAGTTGTTTTTTATAATTGATCGCTTTTAATTGATAATTAATAAAATTCTCATATTGAGCATAATCAAGGTAATATTCACCTAAACTTCCGTTAAGAACAGCCTGAGTATAAATATTTTTTGTAGTATCAAGAACTTGTTTTATATAAACAATTAAGTCTTTTCTTTTTAAAGTATCATTCAGCGAATAATAAATATAATTAAGCCTCATTAAAGCCGAAGTTTCATTTTGAAGATGATGTGCTTTACGGGCATATTTTAAAGATTCTTCATAATTAACCAAGGCTTTTTGATATTGATTATTGCTGAATTCATAAGCAGTACCTATATAAAGATAAAATCTGCTTGTATAAACGGGATGATTTTTAGATAATATTATTCCTTTTTGAGAGGCAGCGATGAGTTTTGGATAATCTTCTAAATCTAAAAATTCTTCAGTGTATTTGAGCCAGGCTTTTAGTTTTTCGTTTCTGGTTTTAAGTCTTGCTAAATTTGGTTCCTGCTGTGCAAAAACAGAAATACTGATAAAAAACAAAAACACAAATCCGGCTTTTTTCATCTAAATCAGGTTTAGGTTTTCTTTATAACTTCTGCCAACCGGAATTGTAATATTATTGTTTAAAATGATTTCTGTCGAATTCATTTTTTGAATAAACTGCTTTTGAACGGCATAACTTCTATGAATTCGTATAAAAGATTGGAAATGATCTTCTTTTAAAAGATTACCAATACTTGATAGAACACAATGTCTTTTTTTATCGGTAATAATCAAAGTATAGTCCTTTAAAGCTTCGAGATATAAGATCTCGTGAAGTTTAACTTTGGTCTGGTCGTGGCCTTCTTTTATATAAATCGTATCACCGCCAATGCTGGCTTCAAAGAGAGAAGCTTTTAACCGAATTTCCATAAACTCTTCAATTCGGTTTACAGTTTGGGCGAAACGTTCCAGTTTTAATGGTTTTACAATAAAATCAAGCGTTTCTATCTGAAAACTTTCAACCGCATGTTCGGGATGCGCGGTAATAAAAATACAAACCGGAATTTCCATTGCTTGTTTTCTGAATTCAATACCGTTTAATTCTGGCATATCAATATCCAGAAACAAAATATCAACTTTTTGTTTTTCTATAAAAGGAAGTGCTTCTTCGGCAGAATCAAAAACACCTAAAATATCCAGAATCGGGAATTTTTTTGCAAAAGACAATACAGTCAGCCTGTCGATTTCGTCGTCATCAATAATAATACAAGTGTATTTTTTCATCATCCAAACTTAAATTATGTCGTCTGTCTATTTAAAGTGTTGTTTGTCTATTGGCTGTTTTTACCGCGGTTTTATTGGCGCAAATTTGTCTTGTAATTAATTCATGAGCTGAATATAACTATCCCTGACAGCCTTTTGATTTTTACAAAAATAATGTTATTGAATTAAATATGAATCATTTGACAATTTAAAAACCAAAATTATTATGAAATTTTCAAAAACCATTCTTACAATTTTATTTGTTGCAATTTCTACAATTTCATGCAGCAGCGATGACGGAACAGACGGTGTTAATGGAGTAGATGGTGCCGTTGGACCAGCAGGTCCGGCAGGTCCAACTGGAGCAACAGGATCAGCAAATGTTATTTACAGTGCATGGATAACAGCTCCTGCGGCAGCTGCAGAAACAATTGATGGGACTTCAGGATTGTCTACGACTATTAATGCTCCGGAGTTATCAGCAGACATCGTATCTAAAGGAACGGTATTGGTCTATATGTCTTTTGGAGGAGGTGTTTACACATTGCCTTATACATCAACAGCCGGAGGATATATTAATACAAT includes:
- a CDS encoding AsmA family protein, with the protein product MKETLLKIKNYFQSVHFKKYAKRFGIFILVLIGLLLLACGGLSIYFNQNKTEIIAKINTKINENINGKFHIGDFHYKFLTGFPNFTLALKDVELKDNKWNTHHHTLLKAQEIEARLNVWSLLQKEVNIHKILINDADIYIYKTKDGYTNSDIFKPKKKKTPESKSKPETTIDEIDLSDVHVIIDNQLGNKLFDFDVHSLKSKVDYDGDNWNTDLFLYTQIKSLAFNTVHGSFAKEKELKGTLSVTYHADKQKIDVSTKNLKIGSDSFDIAAYFNIGKTNSLFGININTRILWSNASNLLSGNISSKLNRFDLKKPIDVNCDLKGDLNVHDDPKIVVQAVAKNNELTIPDGQIDKCNFRGIFTNNFKPKDGFNDPNSAVILTRFSGEYENIPLTIPQVVISNLEKPIATGNVSSDFDIERLNQVSNEKWIHFEDGHAKANLKFQFDIVDLYITKPRFIGNIDIDDASFHYIPKNIQAVKTNIHLNFTEKALIIKQIAYKHKKNTIFIDGKIDNFLNLYYDAPEKMVVNWNIYCPNIDLKQFLGVLASSQKKKAAIKNNKRTTISSHLRNVIENCVVVIDIKADKINYNKLTATNTKATISMLNSKLVIKNGSLQTSGGNITFNSEVLPSGKNYAFSSNAQVNRVDIASFLRSFNNFGITSFNPNNIKGKLTSTANVSGFINSQGELITNSMHGKLDFKVNQGALLNFEPIVKVGKFAFPFRDVNNITFSDLSGHLNMRGEQIDVNNLTISSSVLNIDVDGIYSFGRGTNLALTIPLRNSKNDAKLASKAERDAVRERGIVLHLLAVDDEGKMKIKWGKKDK
- the trxA gene encoding thioredoxin, with protein sequence MALAITDATFDEVVLKSDKPVMVDFWAAWCGPCRMVGPIIDQLSDEYAGKVVVGKVDVDANQEFAAKYGVRNIPTVLVFHNGEVVGKQVGVAPKQTYADSLDALL
- a CDS encoding ATP-binding protein; amino-acid sequence: MKKAGFVFLFFISISVFAQQEPNLARLKTRNEKLKAWLKYTEEFLDLEDYPKLIAASQKGIILSKNHPVYTSRFYLYIGTAYEFSNNQYQKALVNYEESLKYARKAHHLQNETSALMRLNYIYYSLNDTLKRKDLIVYIKQVLDTTKNIYTQAVLNGSLGEYYLDYAQYENFINYQLKAINYKKQLERSIANTENIGVSYCQIASAYIKMKQFDKAIEYLNEARPYIKTSPYVSAFSCNYYMQCFAAQKKPDSIKKYYALVYSYPTAKDSLFLNLSFANQSMSKFYAGQGQINTAYDYAKKAVSFGQKSTDEEILMEANAIMGKVLYEKGEYKNAIETLKKASVNALNYDKESFVNINKQLSESYAALGLWKEAFRYNEIYSKYNDEILNESAKQNIANAEARYQNKTKQQKIKNLASENTIKNIQIAEAKKQRIYLISGLALVGIIGLLLFRQNQNRKKTNQKLQVLNQELDEANKIKARFFSILNHDLRSPISNLIHFLHLQKENPELLDEETAARMQTKIISGAENLLSSMEDILLWSKGQMENFKPRFKEIPVESIFSDTQKHFSSNENISISFENPENLILHTDENYLKTIIRNLTGNAIKALEKRENPKIIWKAQQADNQTLLSITDNGSGGNQEKFKALYDDSEVIGIKTGLGLHLIRDLATAINCKIEVSSKPDLGTTFTIVFKHIET
- a CDS encoding LytR/AlgR family response regulator transcription factor — protein: MMKKYTCIIIDDDEIDRLTVLSFAKKFPILDILGVFDSAEEALPFIEKQKVDILFLDIDMPELNGIEFRKQAMEIPVCIFITAHPEHAVESFQIETLDFIVKPLKLERFAQTVNRIEEFMEIRLKASLFEASIGGDTIYIKEGHDQTKVKLHEILYLEALKDYTLIITDKKRHCVLSSIGNLLKEDHFQSFIRIHRSYAVQKQFIQKMNSTEIILNNNITIPVGRSYKENLNLI
- a CDS encoding collagen-like triple helix repeat-containing protein, producing MKFSKTILTILFVAISTISCSSDDGTDGVNGVDGAVGPAGPAGPTGATGSANVIYSAWITAPAAAAETIDGTSGLSTTINAPELSADIVSKGTVLVYMSFGGGVYTLPYTSTAGGYINTITAIASVQKIKLFRFKHAADGTTVNLPTTLSWRYILIPGGVAATAKAAKLDYSKMSYEEVCARLNIQP